A genomic stretch from Acidobacteriota bacterium includes:
- the purL gene encoding phosphoribosylformylglycinamidine synthase subunit PurL — MIDKKTLEDHNLTEKEFKMIKRLIGREPNLLELGMFSVMWSEHCSYKSSKVHLKKLPTKGKRVVQGPGENAGIIDIGDNLVAVFKIESHNHPSFIEPYQGAATGVGGILRDIFTMGARPIALLDSLRFGSLDNPKNRLIFEGVVSGIAGYGNSVGVPTVGGETYFDDNFSQNPLVNVLCLGIARKDKIFYARATGPGNPVIYVGATTGRDGIHGATMASEEFGKDSEEKRPNVQVGDPFKEKVLLEACLEVMEKELIVGIQDMGAAGITSSSTEMAGRAKSGIDIHLEHVPLREEGMTPYEIMLSESQERMLLIGKKEKTDKIIEIFKKWDIDAIKIGEVTDTGRVRIFLNEELLADLPVNALTEKAPRYRRPFKIVKTSEELNIKELPELNDLNDIYKKIISSPNIAHKGWIFTQYDHMVQTNTALLPGRDASVLRIRVTNKALALTLDGNPFYCAIDPKKGAMIAVAEGSRNLSCVGAKPVGATNCLNFGNPEKEEIMGQFKQAVEGIAEACRFLSIPITGGNVSFYNETIGFPVYPTPVLGILGLIQNVKNIMTPSFKNKGDLIILIGPENYELGGSEFLRVMKIGNKGETPSLNLVAEKKIQKFLLNLINKKIINSAHDVSEGGLVVCLSESSFYGNSGFEVNYDVKNGIRNEAILFGESQSRVVVSLNETKLNKFESMANEKKIPYRIIGRVGGDSLKFRVNGNEVLNIKLDEAKYLWMNSITEKMRHF; from the coding sequence ATGATCGATAAAAAGACCTTAGAAGACCACAATCTAACAGAAAAAGAGTTCAAGATGATAAAAAGACTGATTGGAAGAGAGCCAAATTTACTTGAATTAGGAATGTTCTCTGTCATGTGGTCAGAACATTGTTCTTATAAAAGCTCAAAGGTTCATCTAAAAAAACTTCCAACAAAAGGAAAAAGAGTTGTCCAGGGACCTGGTGAAAATGCAGGAATTATCGATATAGGAGATAATCTCGTGGCTGTTTTTAAAATCGAATCCCACAATCATCCATCTTTCATCGAACCATACCAGGGAGCTGCTACAGGTGTGGGAGGAATCCTCAGAGATATATTTACGATGGGAGCAAGACCAATCGCTCTCTTGGATTCATTAAGATTCGGGTCTCTTGATAACCCTAAAAACCGCCTGATATTCGAAGGAGTTGTATCAGGAATTGCAGGATATGGAAATTCAGTTGGAGTTCCGACAGTTGGAGGAGAAACATATTTTGATGATAATTTCTCCCAGAACCCTCTTGTAAATGTTCTCTGCCTTGGAATAGCAAGAAAAGATAAAATATTTTACGCAAGGGCCACTGGACCAGGAAACCCTGTAATCTATGTAGGAGCCACAACCGGAAGAGATGGAATCCATGGAGCAACGATGGCTTCTGAGGAATTCGGAAAGGATTCAGAGGAAAAAAGACCCAATGTCCAGGTTGGAGATCCTTTTAAAGAAAAAGTCCTCCTTGAGGCATGTCTTGAAGTAATGGAAAAGGAGCTAATTGTAGGAATACAGGATATGGGAGCAGCAGGAATTACTTCCTCATCGACAGAGATGGCAGGAAGGGCAAAATCAGGAATTGATATTCATCTTGAGCATGTTCCTTTAAGGGAAGAAGGAATGACACCTTACGAAATAATGCTCTCTGAATCCCAGGAAAGAATGCTTCTCATCGGAAAAAAAGAAAAAACCGATAAGATAATTGAAATATTTAAAAAATGGGATATCGATGCTATCAAAATAGGAGAAGTAACTGATACAGGTAGAGTTAGAATCTTCTTAAACGAAGAACTCCTCGCAGACCTTCCTGTAAATGCTCTAACAGAAAAGGCTCCAAGATACAGAAGGCCTTTTAAAATAGTAAAAACTTCTGAAGAACTTAATATAAAAGAACTTCCTGAATTAAATGATTTAAACGATATATATAAAAAGATAATCTCTTCGCCAAATATAGCCCATAAAGGATGGATATTCACTCAATATGACCACATGGTTCAAACAAATACTGCCCTTCTACCAGGTAGAGATGCATCTGTTTTGAGAATCAGAGTCACAAACAAAGCCCTTGCATTAACCCTTGATGGAAATCCTTTCTACTGTGCAATTGACCCAAAAAAGGGAGCGATGATAGCAGTAGCAGAAGGTTCAAGAAATTTATCGTGCGTTGGAGCTAAGCCTGTTGGAGCTACAAATTGTCTCAATTTTGGAAATCCTGAAAAAGAGGAAATAATGGGGCAATTTAAACAGGCTGTTGAGGGAATTGCAGAAGCATGCAGATTTTTATCGATTCCAATCACAGGAGGAAATGTTTCATTTTACAATGAAACAATCGGGTTTCCTGTATATCCAACGCCTGTATTGGGAATCCTTGGATTGATTCAAAATGTTAAAAACATTATGACACCCTCTTTTAAAAATAAAGGAGATCTTATAATCCTGATCGGCCCAGAAAATTATGAGCTTGGTGGCTCAGAATTTTTAAGGGTAATGAAAATTGGAAACAAAGGAGAGACTCCTTCTTTGAACCTTGTGGCTGAAAAGAAAATCCAGAAATTTCTCTTAAATTTAATAAATAAAAAGATTATTAACTCTGCCCATGATGTCTCTGAAGGAGGGTTGGTGGTATGCCTTTCTGAATCGTCGTTTTACGGAAATTCAGGTTTTGAAGTAAACTATGATGTTAAAAATGGAATAAGAAATGAAGCAATTTTATTTGGTGAAAGCCAATCAAGAGTTGTAGTTTCTCTGAACGAAACAAAACTCAATAAATTTGAATCCATGGCAAACGAGAAGAAAATACCCTATAGAATAATTGGAAGGGTTGGAGGGGATTCACTTAAATTCAGGGTTAATGGAAATGAGGTTTTAAACATTAAACTTGATGAGGCAAAATATCTATGGATGAATTCAATAACGGAAAAAATGAGGCATTTTTAA
- the purB gene encoding adenylosuccinate lyase, whose amino-acid sequence MIERYSLPEMKKIWSDETRFRKWLDVEIAVCEAWTYLGKIPEDALKRIKEKANFSIERISEIEKETKHDLVAFTTSVSEFIGEDSRFFHMGLTSYDVVDTALSLLINDSLDLIIKKAEKFSETLKEKALKYKYTPIIGRTHGVHAEPVTLGFKFLIWYAELKRDIERLKRAKENIRIGRISGSVGTYSHLDPEVEEIVCKKLGLIPEKVSSQVIQRDRHSEVIAALSILSSTIEKISTEIRHLQRTEVLEAEEFFLESQKGSSSMPHKRNPVRSERISGISRLIRSHVNTSLENNLLWHERDISHSSSERIMFPDVFLLSDFILEEINDVISNLIVYPERMKENIQITKGVIFSQRLLLLLGEKGLSREKAYKIVQEKSMKAWNEKISLKELIKTDEEIMDLIGEKELEDAFDMNYFFRNIDYIFNRVLSD is encoded by the coding sequence ATGATTGAAAGATATTCCCTTCCTGAAATGAAAAAAATCTGGAGCGATGAGACCAGGTTCAGAAAGTGGTTAGATGTAGAAATTGCAGTCTGTGAGGCATGGACTTATCTTGGAAAAATTCCAGAGGATGCCCTGAAAAGAATAAAAGAAAAGGCAAATTTTTCAATTGAAAGAATAAGTGAGATTGAAAAGGAAACAAAACATGATTTAGTCGCCTTCACAACCTCAGTGTCTGAATTTATCGGTGAAGATTCCAGATTCTTTCATATGGGACTTACTTCCTATGATGTTGTTGACACAGCTCTTTCCCTTTTAATAAATGACTCGTTAGATTTAATCATAAAAAAGGCTGAAAAGTTTTCAGAAACCCTAAAAGAAAAAGCTCTCAAGTATAAATATACACCTATCATAGGAAGAACCCATGGAGTCCATGCTGAGCCAGTTACACTCGGTTTCAAGTTTCTTATCTGGTATGCTGAACTCAAAAGAGACATCGAAAGGTTAAAAAGAGCAAAGGAGAACATAAGAATTGGAAGAATTTCAGGGTCTGTTGGGACTTACTCCCATCTTGACCCTGAAGTTGAAGAAATCGTTTGTAAAAAACTCGGCCTGATTCCCGAAAAAGTGTCCAGTCAGGTAATTCAAAGGGATAGGCATTCAGAAGTTATAGCAGCACTTTCGATCCTTTCAAGCACTATAGAAAAAATAAGCACTGAAATAAGACATCTTCAGAGAACAGAGGTTCTTGAAGCAGAGGAATTTTTTTTAGAGAGCCAGAAAGGCTCATCCTCTATGCCCCATAAAAGAAATCCTGTGAGGTCAGAGAGAATATCAGGCATTTCCCGTTTGATAAGGTCGCATGTAAACACTTCTCTTGAAAATAACCTTCTCTGGCATGAAAGGGACATATCCCATTCTTCTTCAGAAAGAATTATGTTTCCTGATGTTTTTCTTCTTTCTGATTTTATCCTGGAAGAAATAAACGATGTAATTTCTAATTTAATCGTTTATCCGGAAAGGATGAAGGAAAACATCCAAATTACAAAGGGTGTTATCTTTTCCCAAAGACTCCTTTTATTGCTCGGAGAAAAAGGTTTATCAAGGGAGAAAGCTTATAAAATTGTTCAGGAAAAATCGATGAAAGCATGGAATGAAAAAATCTCACTAAAAGAGCTTATAAAAACTGATGAAGAAATAATGGATTTAATCGGTGAAAAAGAACTGGAAGATGCGTTTGATATGAATTATTTTTTCAGGAACATTGACTATATATTTAATAGAGTCTTATCAGATTAA
- the purS gene encoding phosphoribosylformylglycinamidine synthase subunit PurS, with amino-acid sequence MKLRVLVSFKKGILEPQGETIRRALLSLGYNSIKDVRQGKFFDIVMDENNKERAFELADEIGRKVLSNPVVESYEVKKIE; translated from the coding sequence ATGAAGCTTCGAGTTCTTGTATCTTTCAAGAAGGGAATTTTAGAGCCACAAGGGGAAACGATAAGAAGGGCTCTTCTCAGTCTTGGATATAATTCAATAAAGGATGTAAGGCAGGGAAAGTTTTTTGACATTGTAATGGATGAAAACAATAAAGAAAGAGCTTTTGAACTTGCAGACGAGATAGGAAGAAAAGTTCTATCAAACCCTGTGGTTGAATCCTATGAAGTAAAGAAAATAGAATGA
- the purQ gene encoding phosphoribosylformylglycinamidine synthase subunit PurQ has product MKFGIVVFPGSNCDWDTYYALKDLNQDVKFLWHKDKSLNGVDSVILPGGFSYGDYLRSGAIAKFSPIMEKVKEFSEKGGFVLGICNGFQTLLESELLPGAMLRNRDLKFICKFVHIKVENRNTPFTNLMKDGEILEIPIAHMDGNYFIDKEGLEQLKQNNQIVFRYCDENGEINGSSNPNGSLENIAGIINKRGNVMGMMPHPERASDKLLGSEDGRKLFLSLTNWMKNDR; this is encoded by the coding sequence ATGAAATTTGGAATAGTAGTCTTCCCTGGTTCCAATTGCGATTGGGACACATACTATGCTCTTAAGGATTTGAATCAGGATGTAAAATTTCTATGGCATAAGGATAAAAGTTTGAATGGAGTTGATTCAGTAATCCTTCCAGGAGGATTCTCCTACGGTGATTATCTCAGATCCGGAGCAATCGCAAAATTTTCTCCAATCATGGAAAAGGTAAAAGAATTTTCAGAGAAAGGAGGATTTGTACTTGGAATCTGCAATGGTTTCCAAACACTTTTAGAATCCGAACTTCTGCCGGGAGCGATGCTGAGAAATCGAGATTTAAAGTTTATCTGCAAATTTGTTCATATAAAAGTTGAAAACAGAAATACTCCTTTCACCAACCTGATGAAAGATGGGGAGATTTTAGAAATTCCAATCGCCCACATGGATGGAAATTACTTTATAGATAAGGAAGGCCTGGAACAACTCAAACAAAATAATCAGATTGTCTTCAGGTATTGTGATGAAAACGGAGAGATAAACGGCAGCTCGAACCCAAATGGCTCTTTAGAAAATATTGCAGGCATAATAAATAAAAGAGGAAATGTCATGGGAATGATGCCCCATCCTGAAAGAGCAAGCGATAAACTCCTTGGAAGTGAGGACGGAAGAAAGTTATTCCTTTCACTGACTAACTGGATGAAAAATGATCGATAA